A stretch of Mus musculus strain C57BL/6J chromosome 19, GRCm38.p6 C57BL/6J DNA encodes these proteins:
- the Rbm4 gene encoding RNA-binding protein 4 isoform b (isoform b is encoded by transcript variant 5) encodes MVKLFIGNLPREATEQEIRSLFEQYGKVLECDIIKNYGFVHIEDKTAAEDAIRNLHHYKLHGVNINVEASKNKSKASTKLHVGNISPTCTNQELRAKFEEYGPVIECDIVKDYAFVHMERAEDAVEAIRGLDNTEFQGGMCVG; translated from the exons ATGGTGAAGCTGTTCATTGGAAATCTGCCCCGGGAGGCCACAGAGCAGGAGATCCGCTCACTCTTCGAGCAGTACGGGAAGGTGCTGGAATGTGACATCATTAAGAATTATGGCTTTGTGCACATAGAGGACAAGACGGCCGCTGAGGATGCCATACGCAACCTGCACCACTACAAGCTGCACGGAGTGAACATCAATGTGGAAGCCAGCAAGAATAAGAGCAAAGCTTCAACCAAGTTACACGTGGGCAACATCAGCCCCACTTGTACCAACCAAGAGCTTCGGGCCAAGTTTGAGGAGTACGGCCCAGTCATCGAATGTGACATCGTGAAAGATTATGCCTTTGTACACATGGAGCGGGCAGAGGATGCGGTGGAGGCCATCAGGGGCCTCGACAACACAGAGTTTCAAG GTGGGATGTGTGTGGGCTGA
- the Rbm4 gene encoding RNA-binding protein 4 isoform a (isoform a is encoded by transcript variant 2) translates to MVKLFIGNLPREATEQEIRSLFEQYGKVLECDIIKNYGFVHIEDKTAAEDAIRNLHHYKLHGVNINVEASKNKSKASTKLHVGNISPTCTNQELRAKFEEYGPVIECDIVKDYAFVHMERAEDAVEAIRGLDNTEFQGKRMHVQLSTSRLRTAPGMGDQSGCYRCGKEGHWSKECPIDRSGRVADLTEQYNEQYGAVRTPYTMSYGDSLYYNNTYGALDAYYKRCRAARSYEAVAAAAASAYSNYAEQTLSQLPQVQNTAMASHLTSTSLDPYNRHLLPPSGAAAAAAAAAACTAASTSYYGRDRSPLRRATGPVLTVGEGYGYGHDSELSQASAAARNSLYDMARYEREQYADRARYSAF, encoded by the exons ATGGTGAAGCTGTTCATTGGAAATCTGCCCCGGGAGGCCACAGAGCAGGAGATCCGCTCACTCTTCGAGCAGTACGGGAAGGTGCTGGAATGTGACATCATTAAGAATTATGGCTTTGTGCACATAGAGGACAAGACGGCCGCTGAGGATGCCATACGCAACCTGCACCACTACAAGCTGCACGGAGTGAACATCAATGTGGAAGCCAGCAAGAATAAGAGCAAAGCTTCAACCAAGTTACACGTGGGCAACATCAGCCCCACTTGTACCAACCAAGAGCTTCGGGCCAAGTTTGAGGAGTACGGCCCAGTCATCGAATGTGACATCGTGAAAGATTATGCCTTTGTACACATGGAGCGGGCAGAGGATGCGGTGGAGGCCATCAGGGGCCTCGACAACACAGAGTTTCAAG GCAAACGAATGCACGTGCAGTTGTCCACCAGCCGGCTTAGGACCGCGCCCGGGATGGGAGACCAGAGCGGCTGCTATCGGTGCGGGAAAGAGGGGCACTGGTCCAAAGAGTGTCCAATAGATCGTTCGGGCCGCGTGGCAGACTTGACCGAGCAATATAATGAGCAATATGGAGCAGTGCGTACGCCTTACACCATGAGTTATGGGGATTCATTGTATTACAACAACACGTACGGAGCGCTCGATGCCTACTACAAGCGCTGCCGTGCTGCCCGGTCCTATGAGGCAGTGGCAGCTGCAGCTGCCTCTGCGTATAGTAACTATGCAGAGCAGACTTTGTCTCAGCTGCCACAAGTCCAGAACACAGCCATGGCCAGTCACCTCACCTCCACCTCTCTCGATCCCTACAATAGACATCTGTTGCCGCCTTCaggagctgcagcagcagcagcagctgctgctgcttgtACTGCAGCTTCTACTTCATATTACGGGCGGGATCGGAGCCCCCTGCGTCGCGCTACAGGCCCAGTCCTCACTGTTGGAGAGGGCTACGGTTACGGGCATGACAGTGAGTTGTCCCAAGCTTCAGCAGCTGCTCGGAATTCCCTGTACGACATGGCCCGGTATGAGCGGGAGCAGTATGCGGATCGGGCGCGGTACTCAGCCTTTTAA